Genomic segment of Pagrus major chromosome 19, Pma_NU_1.0:
ATTAAAAAAGGCTAAGATGTCATTTTAACTGCGTGCAAACGAGCTGAATCACTGATTGTTAAAACATGGATGTTAGAGTCGAGTTTTGTGGCTTTTCTCATGTTATCTTTTCTTTGCTCTGATGGTCTTGAGTAATTACGGTGCATTCCTATTATACTGGGAAGTCGGAATTTCTGAGTTCGCAGTCGGAAATTTCAACCAAACAACGCCCCCAGAAGTCGGGAGATCCTCACCAACCCCAACCAgaaaatccaagatggctgctccaCGCATCAGCAGCAAGTGAAAGCTGTAGAAGATGTTTATTATCACCTCCGTCTTATTTGTGTTATTAAATCAGTCGTACACACTTTGCTCTGCCATGCAATACGTTGTTATCAACTGGTATTGCTAACAATGGCTAACGATGGCCAACCAAGCTAGAATTGGTTTTACTAACAAGTTATCTTCGACTTTATTTTGTAAAGGTAAAATCTGCTAAAATGATGGCGCTTGACCAACAGTCAAGTCATGGCATTTCATTAAGTGCGTGTTTACCATAGTGATGTCCTCGTCCTGCAGCCACTCGGGCAGCTGGGTGCTGTGGGAGAGCACCTGGAACAGCGTTGCTCTCAGGGCGCAGTAGTTGTCCCCCCTCACTCTCCTCAAGCTGCCAAACTTCTGGGACATCTCTTTGTAACcctgcagcagcacacaggGACACCACAGGAAGTCTTTTAGCCATTTaatgtgcaaaacaacaactggCTTTAATCTGAAGCACTTCTTCCCGGGAGCTGCAGGCAACACCGACCTTTCTAATTAGAGCACTTTTGGCAGTATTTCCTTTccactctctctcactgtaaGACAGAATATCCATCGCCGGGTCCAAACTGCATTTGTCCTCCACCTTTAAaactgaggaagagagaggagagtaaaGAGGAAGTGATGGATGCAAACAAAAGGACCATTGTCTGTGTTGtacatgacaaaacaaaagcagtgtTGTTTCAAATCTCTGATGCAATTTCACTTCTTGGATTTACTGACGTGTAGTTTCTGACACAGACGGCGGTCCTGGTTCATCCTCTTCTGGTGCTGACAGCTCCTCAAATCCTCTGTACAAGTCTTCTTCactgaaaaaggagaaaaaatagCTCATATTTTTCTAATTGTCAACAGATCCTAAGAAAAGAAGACAAACCCTCGTAACAAATATGGTCCAAAGACAGATATATATTATTCTGCTGTGCCACAGACCTCCAATGTcgtccaaaaactattaaaaacacatcagtgagccacactggGTCACATGCTGCTTCGTTACCGTGATCTCACACactagtttattttgagtcaatcccacatgcactgtcctgctgctgtaaatactcactaGTGCACCAAACTGGCATTAATCCACAGCCGAAAATCGTCCCCCAAGAATGCACTGTTTGTTCCTGCTTGAGTAACGTTTGCCTATAAAAGGGActgttcaccccaaaatcaaaaatacgtACTCTTCCTCTTATCCGCAGAGCAATTTATGCATCTAGACTGCTTttgtgtgagttgcagagttttggagatatggGCCTTCCTTCTAGCACCACAGAACGAGATAGCGCTCAGATGGTGCTCATAGCGACAGGCTGCTGCACcctaagtgtgtgaaggagcgatatcgcaggtccttccttcctgctgctgttaagactgtacaaccagcactgcttcCAGtagacccccccccccacacacacacaaacacacacaccaaatcgACTTCAAACTGTGCAATCTCATTATCCTAATGTGCAATTTCTGCGTCTCAATGTGCAATGGTGTAAatatagttttttatatttatatatatataaattgttCATATTGTTTCTACTGCTATCcgcctttgctgctgtaatattgCAAATTTACCCCGTcgtgggactaataaaggattatctcaTATTAAACACCAAAAAGATGCATctaaaaaaactcaacagcgaCGTCTCTTTGGAGAAATCATGACATGATTACTTAAAATAATCCGCCGAACTATTTTCTCACTGTCACCAACCATAACACAGCATGGAAGTTTATGTGCATCTACTCACGGACGAGCGACTAGgtaactaagctagctaacattacagctcatcTGAGGAGGACGACGTTAATGTTTATATCCCACATTGTCCTGATGAGCAGGAGTCTTCATATCTTACAGCTCTATTTCTAGCCGCAATTCTATTTCTAGATATAAATATAAGTAGTTGACACATATTATAGTTTAATGcaaacatttttacagttattttagACTTTATTACTTGTATATAGTATCTTTACTTACTCCTATTTATTAGTCTCTTATTTAAATCTCTCTATAGTGTGATCTTTCTATTCTAGAAGAAGCAACATACCAGTTTCACCAATTTTTTTGAGCACCAaaagccgagtgccatctactgtccctttaagagaTGAACGGAggtttaaaaactgaaatatactGCATGTTTGTGCCACATTTTTAAGAGTGACGGGTTTGAGGTCAGCAGACACTGttgattttggtgtttttatggaatgttgttgacaataaaaaataaacaccaaCCTCGTCCTTTAAACTCCCGATAGACTAAACCAAACCGTGGCAACATGCTGTATGCCAAAAATATCAATAGAAATAGTATTGTCTCTGTTTTTGCATCACTTTCACCAGAGAACTGTGTGTTCTTAGTGGTCAATCTGAGGCAGTAATACACTCACTTTTGTAACGATGTCCGTCTCTGGGGACGATGATGTGTAAGCGCTCTCAAAGCTGGAGACTAAACACGTGGTGCTGACTGTGTTGCCACACAGTTTTAAACAGTGCCTTCCTGTTTTGTAACTCAATCTTACTAAATGGCaaacatgtgatgtgtgtgatgctTAAATCAATTCACTCTACAAAGCCGCAGAAACACAACTTAACGAACCTGTTCCCCAGGCCGTCTTCAGCAGAGTGTCCCTTCTCTGTGACAGATATCTCTTCAGGCTTTACACCACTGGACGAGCTCGCCGgctgctcctcttcttcagtCACCTCCTGAAGCTCAGCATCTTTCCCGGCCTGAGTCTCCGTGGGAGCGTTTTCCGCCTCCTCCTTCAACTCATCGTTCTCCTCCGCTTTGGGAACATCTCcatctttttcctctcccttcGGCATCGTTTCCTCCCCAATATCCTGTTTGTTGTTCTCCAAGGAAGTGAGCTCCTTTGAGCTCGTAGTTGCACACTCAGGATCAGGCTTTGCATCCTGGTCGGACtttgagctgcagagagaataCACCTTTGTTACTTGTACCTGCTTTAAATGTAACTAGGAAGTTTACTATGTATGTCTTTAACTTAAAATCTTTAAAGTGCAATGACGATGATGTTTATATCATGAAACGTATATTTAGTTGTACAAATAttgcagaaaatattcataggAAGTCTATCATTCTGATATTGCAACAGGTGGTGGTGTCAATATGCCCCCTAGTGGTCGCTGTGCggtttttcaaaaacacaagttgATGTAAACAAGTGTCTTGTTTTGAGGCCGCAAACTCTGAACCGACTGACCTCGCGCTGGCGTCCTCCGGAGCTGTGGTCGCTGGCTCCTCGACACAGTTGGCTGAGAGTCCTTCACCGCTGTGGTTGAGTCCTGTGGGCTCTCGTCCAGAGGAAGACTCAGGGACATCATGGCTATTTGTGACTTTAGGAGCGGCCTCCTCTGTGGACACTGAAGATCCACTCCCTGGATCCTCTGTCACAGCGCTagacacagagggacagagaaaaGAGGTTCATTTCTAAACACCATCAGTCTGCTAATGCACAACAATGACTCTACAGAGACAGGTTGGACTAAACAAGCTGCTAtctatctttctttgttttaaatacTTGACAACTAAAGTCATCATCATACTGTTTtaccagcttcaaacagtgttctggggaccttattttcctctgagaacagcttatttattcagttatagataaaataaatgtgagtttgtattattacctcattaatattgtaactattaaaattctgactttgaatttcttcttcaaaactacataatgcccctttaaaaggaatgaaaagagacagtgaccCTGGTACAGGGTAACACAACtgtaagaaaacaacaacttgCACGTTTAACCTTTATCAAAATATTGCAGCTCCTGccatttggatattgcacttggtcACATCTCAACTTTAATGAATCGTTAAGCCCTCGTCTACAGGAATATCTGAAGATGTTAAGGTAAACTAAAGAGCCAAATTTATTAAGTAATTCACCAGAAAAAGATGAGGGAAGTCTGAAtgttttgcagtaaaaatgtttttttgttttctgatttccTATCCTTTTTATCTTCCCACAAACGCCTCATGATTAACCTCTTCCCCAACCACCATCTCAGGAACCGCTGGTCGACAGTCATCAGTGTTTGCTTTACGGTATATTGTTTATTTAGACAccatgtaattttaaaaaaaagacatgaaaatacTAATTACATAACACATAGTAAAATTAATATTAAAGCACTGCTGAGCCATTAGATTCTGATGTTTGTGCActttgtcaaaacaaaacagaaagtgaaactTTACAGTTTGTCTCGTCATGTGACTCACCAGCTCGGAGACTCTTTGTCGATCTCCTGACTGACTGCAGAAATGGAGGACACCTGacaagctgctgcagtgagCTGAGTGTGATTATTCTGAGAAAACTCCCCCGATGGCTCGGGTGCAGCGTTGTCAACCTTGACTGCTGTTTCTTCATCGTTATCATGAGTAGTGGCCGCTCTAATGTGCTCTCCCGTTGCGTTTGTCTCAGTATGGTTTTCTGCACAAACTGCCTCGGCTGTTAGTGAGCTGCTATCAGGGATTTTCTCCTGTGGTGAGgtgggatttttttcttctggtgcCACGTTTGTTGGTGTAAAAGCCTCCCAATCAGCCTTCGTGGGTTCTTTCTGCAGGGAGTTTAAAGTGCATGGCAGAAGCTCAGGTTGTCTGCTGTCCGCAGGACGGTCCTTCATCCCTTCATCTTGTGCTCTGGTGGAGTTTTCTTTGAGTTTGGACCCTTTCCTGGGAGAAGGTGTTGCTTTTTGCGTGACCACCTCCATCATGGGTCCATTCTCCTGAGTGTTATTGGGCTCTGTCTCTGCAACCTCAGGAGTCG
This window contains:
- the LOC141014401 gene encoding uncharacterized protein, producing MGSSCCHAESPCSSLEERSELLKEDSKVTGPACETVRVGTRGPGEDDNDTRTPDEANIKAEVKAEAVQVKAEAVQVKAEAVQVKPTPEVAETEPNNTQENGPMMEVVTQKATPSPRKGSKLKENSTRAQDEGMKDRPADSRQPELLPCTLNSLQKEPTKADWEAFTPTNVAPEEKNPTSPQEKIPDSSSLTAEAVCAENHTETNATGEHIRAATTHDNDEETAVKVDNAAPEPSGEFSQNNHTQLTAAACQVSSISAVSQEIDKESPSCAVTEDPGSGSSVSTEEAAPKVTNSHDVPESSSGREPTGLNHSGEGLSANCVEEPATTAPEDASASSKSDQDAKPDPECATTSSKELTSLENNKQDIGEETMPKGEEKDGDVPKAEENDELKEEAENAPTETQAGKDAELQEVTEEEEQPASSSSGVKPEEISVTEKGHSAEDGLGNSEEDLYRGFEELSAPEEDEPGPPSVSETTLLKVEDKCSLDPAMDILSYSEREWKGNTAKSALIRKGYKEMSQKFGSLRRVRGDNYCALRATLFQVLSHSTQLPEWLQDEDITMLPKQLEAQEGLISQWMFPGECLQGDGTGDASLQLKGYMELLRNKWQAAVDCSSAVERQQLCEQVFHGGEEELGLLEALKLLMLGRAVELHGCMQAGGDVPLFCWLLFARDSSDCPRSFLSNHLSHVGLSAGLEQVEMFLLGYALQCTIQVYRLYKADTEEFVTYYPDDHKDDWPSVCLVTEDDRHYNVPVVEAAEHKELDES